The Pungitius pungitius chromosome 10, fPunPun2.1, whole genome shotgun sequence DNA window AGCAGATGTTCAGGGTACCGTTGGAATTCAGCTTTCTTCCTTCTCAGGGCCTCCGTGAGGCTCGGGTAGAAGCTTGGGCTGCGAGCCGGGAGGAACCCCAACGTGCCGAAGGACCACAGCAGCTTGCAGGCGTCTTTGCTCCTGCAGTGCGGCACCAGCGAGGGAACTCGCTCGGCGATGGCCACCAGGATGTTGTCATTGTGGTAATGGATCGCTGAGCAGGCCAGTGCCACATGCATGAGCCCCTTGACGCCCATCACGTGGGCCCGCCCAGGGAATTCCCGCGCCACGGCGTCCAGCCACGCCGGGTGGTACAGGTAGCTGAAGCGCAGGAATTTCAGCACGTTCACCATGGCAAAGTCGCTCATCTCCCCAACAAAAGACTGCGCCTTATCCACAATCCGGGTCACTGCCCCCTCAGATATGGAGGTCTGCGATTTAAACAGCCCCAAGCATACAGCACCAACTTCCTCGGGGTAAAGTTGCTGTACGTGACGCAGGAGAAGCCTCTCCACGGCAGGAATCAGCGTTCTCGGGCACTGCCTACTCTCTCCCGTTATATACAACAGTTGCACAAGCTCAGGGACGCCCATCTGTCCAAGATTCAGACGGACGGCTTCATAGAGGTGCTGCAAGAACTCCGGAACCTGCCGGCCAATACAGCGCCACAGGTCAGCGgcgagcagcagctggtgcagaGTCATCTGGCCCGCCCGGCGGCTCAGCTCGGCCTCGTACTGCCCGAGTACAGCGTGGGCAGAGGGTATGTCCAGCCACACAAAGGACTGCAGCACGTCCAGCAGCTGGAGCGGAGTGAAGAGGCAAAGGTGCTCCACAGAGTCCTGAAGGAGCACAACGAAGCGCTGGTCGCTCCTCACCAACGCCATCTTGTCCGGGTGCGAGCGGCCGAGCTCGGCGAGAAACCGAGAGACGTCGGGCGGCTTCATGCCGCCTTTGGAAACTTTTTGGAGCACGGACACGGTCTCTTCCCAGTCGATCGGCTGAGGCCGCCGGGAGAGGTCAAGGGTCGTGGAGGCATAGACAGGCCGACATTTGAGGAAGGCACGGGGATCTACTTTGACATCCGGCGGTGTGGCTTTCCGGTGGGACGGGGCCACGGGGGGCCTCTCAGGCTCGGAGCCTTTGTTTAACGCCAAGTGGAGAAGCGTGCTTTTCGAGCCGCAGATGTGCCGCGAACAACTCACACTGCGATGGAGATTGCTCCGTTGCCAGAAGGAAGGGGCCCGAGCGTAGAGGCGCTGTTCGCCCTCGCCGTCATCCGTTTGGCCCGGGGAGGTTGCGGAGTTCCTCGCGAAGGGATGATATGAGGAGGGGTTGTAATGCAGCCGGTATCCTCCTTGGGGAGAGGCTTCCTGGTGTTGAAATAGGTCTTTCTCCCCCTCGCGATCATCAGTCTCATCCTGTGGTTTGACAGGCACAAGCTGGGCCTGGGTGAAGTCCTTTCTCGAGACAGGGAGGTAGCGTAGGCCCGGCACTCGGCGACACAGCACAGAGGCAGCCATCTATCCGCCGGACTAAAAGGACAAAAGGCTTGGTTTCAAAAGAAAGCcgattttcaaaagaaaatcgATTTGATCTGGGCTGTCAAAGGTTATGAAAACTGCACTTTACAACAGAATGAAAAGTAGATGAGGAAAGAATTTTAGGCAACGTTTTGATATATTACACGTAAGAGGATCGTTATGGAACATTACATAATAATATTTGTATACACCTGTAACACAACAAACATATAAATACAGTATTGGTCAATGAATACTTTTCCTTAATGACAACCATGACTAAAGGTCGCCTATGCTGCGATACATTTCTATGTACAACATTTCTTATGGATAACTGCTATACCAAAAGTCTATATTAATATACAGAAGATGTATATCGATTGACAGAATGTCGAACTCACCTTTAAATCTCCAGCATTGAAAGGGAACAGTAATAAACGACCCCGGACGTGATAAACCTCATGGagttaagagaagaaaaaaattacagatttttttACCGGAAGTCAAGAAATGTAACCTTCAAGATAAAACGACTCCTACTAAATAACTACACGACATTATATTAAAGAGGTGACCTTAGTTAAGATATCAGGCTGAAGTGTACAGATTAATATTTATTACGGGTGTATTCAGTACCTCTATCAGGTCTAATGATATATGACTGAACAGAATCGTGTAAGACTTGTGGTGTTACATTATTTTGGCAGGTTGATATGGCTTCCGGGGTGGGCAGCCGTGACAGAGCGGACTGAACAGAGTTTGACCTACGGCAACCGGGTAGTTTCAAATATCTCGGCAACAAAAAtcgaaataaataaaagaaagttCGGATCTATACCAATGGGTTTTAATAATTACTAAAAAGTTATTGTTTGGTTCGAAAAGAAactcaaaaaaatacatttgaaaaaaatgaagtacagtaaataataatttaaattgcATAGAATAGtctaacaaataaataaataagtaaattggTTCAGTTCAGTTCCTGAATAATTATATATGAATTGTTATAAACTCTGATCTCATATACTTTTTAAGCAGAAGAGAGCATAACCAGttgaatatgttttgttttgttattgaaCTTGGCCGTCTTGTTCTAAGTTGTCTATTTTCTGTATAATGAAAGATATTggaacattttattcataagAAATCTATTTCAATTTAACATAAAATTCTAATTCTCTACATTCAATAGTGAATGTAGAGTTATATTAGCTTGCTTTTAGATGTCTgacaaagttatttttttctaaGCAAAGTACGTATTCAAATAGTTTCAGTAAATTGAATATATGTCATCTACTAGTTATTCAAACTTGTCAATTATGCTTTTTCTGATTTACATTAATTGATTTTTATAGATGAATCAACCTACATTTTACCTGACAAAACCATGTAGCTAAATATTGTATTTCTTTCTCTAATCTAATATTAATATCTAATATTGTATTGTACTCagcacaatgtgtttttttcccactttaGGGACTTCTGACATAAACACTGACTCCATTCCTTTTCACTTTGGCAATGCAGTATTAATCAGTTAACAATGAGAGATAAACATGATTTAATAATTGTTCAATTCAACAAACAAATTGAGAAATCAACAGCTTAGGGTGACTGGTGCAGTTTTAAACCTATATTTACAGACCACCACAATTGatctattaaatattaaaataaaaatgggaTAAGAAATATTGCAAAACAACTGTCTTTGCAAATCCATGCAGTAAAATAGCTTTGTATTTACGTTTGTAATATTTATACTTCAATCTTATTTCAGGCCTGAAAATACCATCGGTTCGATGCATATGTTTTATCCTCCAACCCTTTTTCTCTTTAGAAGTAATTGTCACCCATTTAAGAATCAACTGTTCTCTCCACGTGTTGGCATTTTAAACGAACAATAAGTATTGGTTCGTCTCACAATATTTTCACAACAAACACCGTGTAACTGTTGCTGTTGTGAGCACAGCATTTCTCCTgctattcgttttttttttttttttttaaagacacccACTGCATTACgcaggaaaaacaacacaaacaacccaTCGGTTGTGCAAATCTCGACACGGCGCTGCCTGAATTAAACATCTTGATGttagcttcttcttttttttttacctacacAGGATGAAAAGTTCGCTTGAATCGACCTCGGTTTTTAGGGGTGTTTGTCAACAGCGTAAAAAGCCAGTTGGGAAGGCGGATTTGGGGAGGAGGTAGTTGTCGTATGCTAATTAAGGAGTCGGAGCTTTAGCCTCGCTGGCTGGGAGCCGCCCTTTATTCACCACATGGTGTAAAACCGAGACTCCACTCGCGCCACTTTCGCAATCTTACTACGATTCACAAACTCCTTGCAAGTCATAATAGTAGCACATggttgggagttttttttttgtttttgttgcgtGTGTTGTAAGTGAGATTATTCGTCGTAGCTGGGACTCGTTTTGCGAagtgttttccttttcctcaGTTTTCGCAGATATTTTTTTCAGATTCCCAGAAACAGTGAGTACAAGTGCgtggaggttgttttttttttcggaggCTAAagtcagtgtctttttttttttctatgcgCACGTTATTGGCAACAAACACGTTCGCCTGTTTTTAATCTGGAGATGCGTTTAATGTCAGAAAGAGTAACGCTCGGTGCTGCGCGAGAAGCCGGAGTCTCACTTTTTTACGGACACgcgacaagggggggggggtaaaaaaaacgttttaatccACAATTTCCGTATTTTGAAAAACCGCGTTCAAAAGAGCGCATCTAATGGCGTTCTCTTCCCCCCGTGGCCGGAGAATGAGGGagatttgagagaaaaaaagagcatgtgttgctgctgcacCTCCAGAAGTCTGTGCCTCGGGGAGGGAAGTGGGACTCGACTaccggagagaaagaggaaaacacgATGCGTTACACATAGCCGCTGCGAGTTACACACGTGTTTCCCACCCTCCCCGGTTGTCGAGCGAGAATATTACGTTATCCGTGCATTCGTGTGCTGTGGtttgcagtttcttttttttaaatttttttttaaagtgcttcCAGAACAAAGCAGCGGCACATGGGGACTCAGCAGGCCGCACGCCCGCGCCACCCCGAACGCTGCCGAGTTAGCTCAATGCTAACGTAGCGTTACTGACTTCGGCCGCGCCACATGTGCTTGGGTGGAAGTTCCAGTGTCAACAAGCACCCGGGGGACATGCACTGATATTTGATTACCGGTAACATGCGCGGGGTAAGCTATCCTCAGCAGCTAAGTCGGCCCCAACGATGAGAACATGCTGTGAAGTGGATGCAAGGTGTTAGCCAAGCCACATCCTGCTCACGTGGTGCGTCTTTTGGGGAGCTGTTTGCTAACGTACTGctaaagtacaaaaatacaagTATGTGGCATTATAAATACGAATGGGATACACGCGGGCCGGGTTgaccccccccagcaccccACTAGCGTGTGTTGCTAGCACACGCGTGCGTTGAACTGTTTTGACGGGAGCCCTCGGGTGCTGCTAGCTCGTTGTGCGCTGGGTTTTTGCCTTTTACGTTTTGCGGTGGGGACGCTTATCACACgcgtggtgccccccccccccccggttcacaCGCACCCGAGGCCCCCGCGCTAGTGGGTGCACCGGCGGGTTTACCGTCACCGACGTGGTTCTAGTATTACCGCGCTATCCAGTCTGGAAGTAGTTTACAAAATGCGGACTGCTGGGCGCCATGTTGAcgcgtgggggggaggggtggtgcaGCAATGTGACCAAAGTGTCCCGTAAGTTGTTAATGAAGACGCTTCTGCACGTGGTTGTGTCCTCTGGTGCCCTCGACCCGTGAACCCGCTCGAGTTTAACTTGGGGAAATAAAGTTGCCCCggttattttttttggggggggggctcttgcgCGGTGATGGAGAAATTAGGCGGGCAGGAGGACACACTTCCGTCCTAAGGAAGTTAGTTTGCTTTGTGAAAGGATCTGTGcgcaaaattaaaaattaatcaATTGGGCTTTAATTTTATATGGTGTTCCTTTTGTacccagtgtgtgtgtaagatcTGGCACCGCAGCagacacgcgcacgcacaacTGTAAACATGACCTACTTGGCGGAGGTTACAAAACGAGTTCTAACAAGGGTCATTCTTCTAGGTGACAGTTGGCTGAACTGAAGTTATACAATCCACTCATTGCACAATTGTTGGTGGCCATTGGAAGTAGTGCTAAAAATGGGCCCGGTTGGAGTAACAAGTTATTGAACTTGGAAATGCAATTTTACTGCACGTCATTGTCACGTAAAAATAAGCCGAAGTTTTTTGTGAaaccatttattttacatttgccAGACAATACGTTATCAATAAAACCTTGAATGAGTGAAAATGACATTTCAGCCCTCAAAGTTGCTAACAGACTGTTGTGTTGTCTCATTTCTGCTTGCAGACCCCACCTCCCCCGGGAAGCCCCTCACTGGATTGAAGGCATCCTGATACATCATGTCATTTAAAGCGCTCCCCGTGAAAGTCATTTGCAGTGTCAAAGTGCTTACAGTGCAGGTAGTTTTATAAAATCTACTGCAGTGAAGGCACTTTCAGCACTATTCTGATAATGGCACTCGAAGGAGCGGGCTAATTCCTGGACGGTTTCCACTCACCATCCTGCTGTGATATTCCTGTCCCATATTCCCATATTCCTTGGGTGAACTATGCGACGCAAGATCTCTCCTATTCAAGCAGGCTTTATATATCTGAGGCACCCTTTTCAACATTCAGCATTTCAAAAAATAGTAAGTAATTACTGGGAGAAACAGACAATTTTACAGTTGAACCTTGTTTTGTGAGTAAAATGAGCTGAAAAATCATTGTAAAATGGTTCTTTGACATAACCTAACTGGCCCTTTGGTGCCTTCTACTAGTGCTTATGCTAAGGTGCATCTAGTGCAGATAGTGAAGTAGACTAGCACCTACTGCCCTAAGTGCTCCTTCTGGCATAAGGAGCTGGGCCGCTCATCTCCCCTTGTATCTATTTGTTTGTGCCAATAACGTGATTTAATTGAGGCAGTTCTCTGTTAGTTTTGCATAGTTGCGCTCCAAGAAGTAATGCGTTGTGCAAATCTATGCAAAGCTAATGGTGGCCTGTGTTTCCATCTGAAtctgcttttttgtttgtttgtcgttCTGCCTCCACGGTGTTCAATCAGGTTTCCACTACAGCTCTGATACATACATGTGTTAGTAGTATTAAAGTGCTTATAGTGCAGgtagtttttttaaagttctacTGCAGTGTGAGCACTTACAATACTTCTAGATGCGTGTTGCTTCACGGGGAAACGGCACAGGTAACTTATGTACATGGGTCTCTGGTTAGTTTTGCTGGTTTGCTTTCAGCTTTTCACTGTACTGCTGTGCAAATCCATGCAAAACTGATCATAGAACTGAAATGAATCCATCAGCAGTGATCCCTTTCTGAGCAGGTTGGGAGAGGTAGCAATGCTCTGTACATGTGGTATTGCACTTGTCCCGGCCTGTTGAGGACATGTGGAATTGTTCTGCACCAAGTTATCCTGTGACACGTCCTACATGAAACACAAAGTCACAATCTCCCACCTTCTCATGTTCTATTATATTGAACAATCAAACGGAAAAATGTAGATTCATTGATTCTTTGGAGTTTCTAAGACAACTGATGCATAATgtgactaaatgttttttttttccccaatgtcATGAAAAGCGGGAATTACTGAATTgagaaataaaagcacatttccaTTGGCCTACTTAGAGACTTGCTTTTCACCTGCTCAATGACAAATACAACTTCACAAGTACAACTTTTATCAAATATAATTGTTCAATTGCCCGTTTTAATTGATGTCTATTAGATTTGTGATCTGAAGGACACATTTCTGTATGTGCACCACTTAATTGCTCAATTAAGCAAATGTGTTTGTTCCATCCAAGTAATTTGGGTTGAGATACTTGAGCATGTGTAAGCCTGACAGGCAGTAACGAGAAATAATTCAACaattaatgaaatatttatgtattttacattttcatgatAGAAACTAAATGCATAAGATGTTATGCTGCTAAAATGGCTAAAGACATTGGCAGAGATTTATTTAGCATCAATGGTTGACTGACAAATGTCTATCCCTTATCTTGTATATGCTTTATAAATTGACATTCATGATTATATACATTTCTTGGGAGTTTTAATAAGCCCCAtatggaaatgtattttcccatttgcattttaaaatggacAATTAATTTAACttcacattttttaatcaaggtcaaacactttttttaccCTGCCAATACCACAAcatccttttattttgacaaacaTAAGTATAAATAATGCAActtctttaaattatttaagGAAACCTAGCAGTGAAAAGAGGTTTTCAGTCTTGGCTTTAAAGGACATGGTTTGAGCACACCTCAGGTAATCTGAGTGTACTCAACAAGCAGCCTGTGGGGGTTTTAATCATGGCTTCATCTTTGTGGACATTTGGATGTTTAAGACGCATTACAGCAGGTATTTTATAAATACTTTATGATTGCTGATTGCAGGTGTTAATGAAGCTTCAAACCTGTATTACATTACAGGTACGAggaactttttttgtttctccgaATTCAAAATGCAGTTCCTCGTTTCTCCAGCAGGGGGAGTGATCTGTACACGTAATAAAGAGCTTATGGCGGGATACATTGCAAATTCTCCTTGTTAAAGACACTAAAATTGTAATAAAGCGCCATGCAAATCCAACACAATATTTCAATTGAAGAACAATAGTCTGGTCAGGATAATTTAgtcaaaaataatacaataataatacaaacataaaatgaaaggatgttttatttttacactaaATTTCATTGCCAAAATTTCCACAAGCAGGTATGTACATTTTAACAAGACGAGTGCTTCTTATATTCCTATCTTATACTAGACAGGCACTCACACAAATCCAGCCAGCTTCGGGGCCCTGAGCGGGGTTTCAATATTCTGCACTGCGTGGTAGGCTGGCAGAGGGAGCCATTCACTGGAGTGTTCACCTTTCATTATCATGTCCTCTCTACCTGACAGTCGATATAAATGGGAGCCACCCAGCGAGGACACAAACTCAAAGAGAGTATTCCTGCTCATCAGTCCATACCGGTTGCTCTCGCAagctctatttatttatttagttgtcAAGAAAATCTTTGGCTTTTATTACGCGGAGATTGATGCTTGACCGCAGGTTGTCGTGTTTTCAAGTTGTATTACGTGGCTGATCTGTGTCAGAGATCAACTAATCCGGCCTTACTCCGTCTTTCAATGAGAAAAATATTTAGTGGTTCTTGATCAGACATCCACAGCGCCCAAAGCGAAGCAAGCAACCCTTTGCATGCGACGATACGGTGGAGTGATTCAAAAAGTCACCAACCCTCTGTATGTGTCGACATGACATTTCTGACCTCACATAATTGGTGAATCTTCACGACTTTGTCGATCTCCTCACAGCACAGAGTGGATATTTGTTAATTTGAGTGGAATTTCACAAGCAGTTGGATGGAGTGTTTCAGCATTGCCACATCATCAATTTATTAaatagtattttctttttaaagaagtaTTAACCTGAATAAGAGTTGAATACCCTATTCGAAACTAACTTTGCTGCTGTACCACTGATGATAACACAGCCCTAATAAAACGTCTGATGACTCTCTCAGgttaataaataattcaaaatgctATGCTGCTCGGGAAATGAAGTGCTTGAGGAGGTGATGAGGGAATATTTGTTAATGAGCTCTCCGGTGTTTCCATGGGAAATGAACGCGTGTCTCTCTGCTAATGCCAGTTGTCTCAAGTCATTCAAAGGCCGACTCTATCTGAGGCACAGTAAATGTTCCTGGCTTCAGGGTTGTGCTTTCTGCCTTTCAGCTTGATTGTGTTGTTCACATCCCGTGGAACCGTTCCTCCCTAATCTGTATTCACAGTTCGGACCTtaactccctctctccccccctctctctctctctctgttgctcctctcctcatccatgGCTAGAAACGATTCATTTTACTAGCCCCCCTCACCCATGACTGGTATTTTTCAGCTCGTCCTCATGCAAAACTGACCTTTTATTGCGGACGGTTATTGCTCCCGCTGTCCCTCGATTAGAGAAGATGATGTAGGACAGAGCAGCCGAATTAACAAGACTCTTCATTCATTATCTGGATGTCGAGTGCTCTCCTTTCCTCTGAATAACAACGCGATAATCTATTTGCTTTGGTTCCTGGAGGATCCGAGGCGATGAGGATGTTTGTGCGCGCTGAAATTTATTCAGTCCCCTGATGCAATTATTGTTAAGTGTCTGTCAAGGATTTCAAAAAGAGAGGACGTGTGACTTCCAGTGTGTGTCGGTCTTCACGGAGGTTCGGCCAATTATTTGTTGGGTTTCGCCAAAATCGAATAGCCCTCAAATGTCCGCAGATGGCCTCAAACAGTCAATCAATGTAAGAATCCGCTCACAATTGATGAGCAACATGTGGCAGCTGGTCACAATTTACTGGCTAACATGTTTTCGTCGAATAATCTTGACCTACAGGGCTCGACACAGGGCTACTTTCATGGTTATCAGGGTGTGACTGATTTTACACAAACCTGGTCGGCTTCTTTTAGCACTTGCTGGCCTCATTGAATATTCACAAggcaccttgtgtgtgtgtgtgtgtgtgtgtgtgtgtgtgtgtgtgttgatgttgtgtcTCGGGGGATTGTTTAATTCTGCTAACTGACACAAAAACCCTGTGTCAGCCGTGCTGCTGAGGCAGCAGTCCTCTGCTGGCATTCACTCGAAAGGGGGTCTTGCTCCTGAGTTTGACCTCTGCGTGAGTTCACCGCGACTCTTTCTCTCCGGGATCGCAGGGCCGCAGGATGAACTCCAATTTTTACATATGCATATGGCACACCGCAGCTGTCAATTTATGCTAATTTACTTTTGAATTAGCCATGAAAAACAATTAATTTTCTGAGCAGGTTGATGAGGAGTTTTCACAAGGAGCTTAATCGCAATCTTTTGTCCCAGAGCACTTGCTGACTCCGTGGCCAGTGAAGACACGGACGGAATTCCAACAATGTCCAATGGAGAGATAGGAAACAACCTCTCGCCTGCTTGAAATACTTAAGACACTTTGGATTCATTAGAGATCGTAGTCTAATGATTGTACTGGTAGCACAGACTCACACATTTACTattacgaaaaaaaaaagaaaacacacacacacacatttaggagCAATTGAAAGTGTCACCATGTATGGCACGGATTCCTTGAAAGCAAAATATCTTGTTTGATGTGTATGGCCTCATATTTTAGTAAAACATGTCACATTGTTTCACCAGTATTATGTTTTAAATACAAGAAATATGTTACAGTGGaactaatcctttataatgaaGCATGGATGGATGAACAACGGTTGCACGTTATGTGTGGATGCTGTCGAACAACATACATGTCCATTGCAAAAATATAGGCCAGTCTGAGAGTATGACTGTGAATGGCTGCAGTCTCAAACGAGTGGCCCAAAGACATGATGTGCAAGAAAGAGCACAGCGATGCCGGGGCTGCCAAATTCCATGAAACGTCTATCTAACAGCCTCCAATCTGTGTCCTCTTTTACACTCACCCCGTCTGTCACCCGTCTCTCACTCTCTGCCTCTGGGGAGTCAAAGTTCCCTTTTGGCTTGAAAAAcctttccaattttttttttttttttttatctgctcaGCTAATTTCCAGCAGGCCAGGCAGTGAGATAAAGCTGGCGGAGGTCTCAGCATTGCAGATGCTGAAGCAACTGCGCCACAGTTATCTGGCCCCGGAGTCTGAGACAATCTCAGGGGAGCAGCGCAGTGCTTTATTGTGTTTGTGACGGTGTATTTCCTAAGCAATCTCATATCAAATGCTGTCGTTCCGGGTACCTGTAGTTTGGCAGCTGGCTTTTCTTATTTTGGTCCAAATTGGAGTttggaaatgcttttttttttttaaatggatttagAGATGCTGGGATGGAATTGAAACAGTTATTGTCTCTTGGGTTTGGGTGGTCAAAAGGCCACACGGGGCGGACAGTGTTGAAACCTCTGTGTGCATGCCATCTGTATTACAGTATATCGTGTGAGCTATCCAGAACAATCTGGGCGGTGAGTCCCCCTGATAAACAGTAACACTTTCTTGTCTTAACCCCACCGTTGTTGATTCatattttttctctgtgtgcattTCTGTTAAGATAATATTTGGGTGTGCAGTATGTATAGCATACTGCAAGGTGCAGTGGTGTAAAAACATGGCTTGTACTTTACTACTAACCAGAGCCAAAGCAGAAAAGCATcccattaaacatttttgtctCTTGTGGTTGGCAAGCGATCTGTTCTACCAGGCTAGAAAACGGTCCTACTGGATACATGTGGTTCTGGAAGTCGACAAAGAAACGTTGTCAATTTGAGGACAGCACAGCTGGTGGTCCAACCCTCAACAGCAATTACTGTGAAATTCAGAGACACTAAACAGTAAAATATCTCTTTAGTAATGGTCAGCTTGTGCGGGGAAAGCTTTTTAATCATCATTAAATAACCCGACCCAGAGGAGGTTTTGTTGGGGAAATGTGGCGAATTACTGCACAACAccaaaacaggaagcaggttGTTTACTAAACAAAGACAGCAAAGGGTTTCAGTGATTTTCCTACTTGCAGATGGTGGATCGAGTGAAAGCTGCAACACCCAAAACCTTTTAATGTATTTCCTTTAAAAAGAGTGAAGAACCCTCATTAAAAGTAAATTAGTCCAACATATGATGGACTGCTGCTATAACGACTCGGGAGCTGCCAACCAGCCACTCTTTTACATGAACTTACTGTTGAATCGTCGTGAACGACCGACGCAATCACATTTCCTGTCCTATTGTCTGTTTACTGAATTTGCATAAAGCATTTTCACACTACAGCAACTAGGCTTATGCATCCTTAAAACTTCACCCATCGACACCTCGTGCTTTCTCATTTTATCCTATTGAAATGTTACACAAATGACAGAAAACTGTGCCGAGTGGGTGTTGGCAAAATATTTTGTTACAGAACTTATTCATTTACGTATTTATTCCCCAACAGATAATGAAGGGAGACGACAGCAGCTGAGTCTTTTCAGcccgtttgtgtgttttataaagGCCACATGAAACATCGGCTTGGCCTTATCTCACTTAAGGCATTTCACTGCCTGCGCGTTCAATCAAAGAGAAATAAAGCGTTACTTCTCATTTTCTCTCAGAGAACACAGACTGACAGTGTTCAGCTGAAGAAAACCACAACCTTTACTATTAAATCTTTTTAGTCACGCACTCATGGACAATAATCTATGACGACCTCATCCCGTTGAGTATTGCCTcacttctgtttt harbors:
- the LOC119229236 gene encoding FAST kinase domain-containing protein 5, mitochondrial, which codes for MAASVLCRRVPGLRYLPVSRKDFTQAQLVPVKPQDETDDREGEKDLFQHQEASPQGGYRLHYNPSSYHPFARNSATSPGQTDDGEGEQRLYARAPSFWQRSNLHRSVSCSRHICGSKSTLLHLALNKGSEPERPPVAPSHRKATPPDVKVDPRAFLKCRPVYASTTLDLSRRPQPIDWEETVSVLQKVSKGGMKPPDVSRFLAELGRSHPDKMALVRSDQRFVVLLQDSVEHLCLFTPLQLLDVLQSFVWLDIPSAHAVLGQYEAELSRRAGQMTLHQLLLAADLWRCIGRQVPEFLQHLYEAVRLNLGQMGVPELVQLLYITGESRQCPRTLIPAVERLLLRHVQQLYPEEVGAVCLGLFKSQTSISEGAVTRIVDKAQSFVGEMSDFAMVNVLKFLRFSYLYHPAWLDAVAREFPGRAHVMGVKGLMHVALACSAIHYHNDNILVAIAERVPSLVPHCRSKDACKLLWSFGTLGFLPARSPSFYPSLTEALRRKKAEFQRYPEHLLTGLLGLAFVSQFPQDLIAFALSPHFVSLALKSTQMELKKDLFTLDGVVALELPQWSGPRLSRELREEVKEMLWKFAQSDLCQKPEVREAESALQDLLGGEQFVVKRMILPHTRSIDLEVHFDSTGQPIPVNPASHTATLSQDNSASKNPSHQGWERMNVGVTITEQLLAQLTNTTKPREPFSPAATAKPPPVAGLRSVEGGRLFDTGLDLTADIIKSLAKPCRRGSAPQDSKGTVKLAIQVSSRNHYCCGSQQMLGLPAMKRRQLKLAGYRVVELGHQEWLPLLRKSRAEKLAHLHCKIYNSL